The genome window GCCCGGTTCTCAGCAGCGAAATGACGCGATGGTGTGCCGGCCTCTTGGCTCAGTCAAGGAGATCGGCGACAGCAGGAAAACACCTGCGCTACGCGCCCACCGGGGGTAGGCTCATCGGGGAAGATGCCGTAAAGCGTGAGCGGTTCTTTTCTTCTCCCGCCGCTATCGCTTCTCCTGATTTTCATCATCGCCCGCCCGGGCACGCGCTCGGCTCCCGCCCGGTGTGCGGCGCCGCCCGGCACGTACGGCGCTCACGCTGACCTGCAGTTTTCCATCACTCAGTTCCCCCGGAGATTCCTCCGCACCAATCTTTAAAGGGGGAACAAACAAATTCCTTCCTATTGGCGATGCCATTCCTCTCCCCCGGTACGCATGCTTCCGGGTCTGCGCCAGCCACTGGGCGGCGCGAACCGGAACGTGGACCGGCGAGAATTCACCCGCTGCCGGCGCCGATCGGCACGACCCTCATCATGCCGGTGCTCGATCTCGCAGAGAAGGTCCGGGGGATTCACAAGGCGTGCCCCATTGGATCTGGCTGACGCTGAACATTTGTGGACCGTCACACCCCTGCTCCTCGCCTTCGCGGAATCTCGGCACCCGCGGTCGACCGGTTACCGGCTCCGGAGCGGATCGGAACCGGTGCCCCTTGATGCGTTGCACCGATGACCCGCCACACGGCAACCGGCCCAGAGGTGGCCGTTCCGGCGATCGCCGTGGATCCACCGAGGCGACCGCGCGATGCGCCGTGGACCCGCCGGGTGACCGCCTCGGGCTCTCAGCGCTTGGGAGGAGCGGATCAGAAGGTAGACCGCGATCGAAGAGAAATAGGGCCGGCGATCGCCGGCCCTCTCGGTGAGGTGGTGGCTCCCATCGCGCGGCAGCGGCGAACCTCGCGCAGCCGATGAGCTCAGGGAATCTCCGGACGTCCGCTACCCGAGCCAGCCCTCATCACGGCGCACTGGAATGAGCTCGAGCGATCGTGTGGCAACCCGGCTCGAATGGACGCCGCTGAACCGCGTCGCCGAGAAAAACAAAAACGCCCCGACCACGACCTGCTCGGGTGTCTTTGCTGAAGAGATGTGGTGGTCAGGGGCGGGGTCGAACCGCCGACCTTCCGCTTTTCAGGCGGACGCTCGTACCAACTGAGCTACCTGACCGTGCCTGGTCACGTCTCTCGCGGTCCTGACGGGACTTGAACCCGCGACCTCCACCTTGACAGGGTGGCGAGCACTCCGACCTGCTCTACAGGACCTTATGACCCGGAAGATTCCCTTCCGCGTTATTCGGCGCGACCTAGCTTACCAGCTTTCCGGGGGTGTTGCGCCCCGGAGCCCCGGTGTGCCGGTCCACCGGTGCCCCCAACGGGATTCGAACCCGTGCCGCCGCCTTGAAAGGGCGGTGTCCTAGACCGCTAGACGATGGGGGCCAGGGACCCTGCCCTGTCACCACGGCGTCCTCCGTCGGAGACCCCCGCCAGCATAGGGGACTTCCGCCACCGATGCCAAAGTGGATTACTCAGGCGGGGCAGTGTTCGTACCCGTTGGGGTCGGGGTCTTGTCCGACTCGGGGAGCATTCTAGGGTCCGGTTGCCCTTCAATATGACGTTCGCACTGGATCCAGTGTTCCCCGAGGCCGCCGACGGTGATGTCGTCCCAGGCCACCAGCCGGCGGGTGGCCTTGCTGAAGTAGAGCACCGACGCCGTGAGCGGGGTGGGCTCCTCGTGCTCGAGCCCGCGCAGGCCGGCGCCGCCGGTGGAGCCCTGGACCATGAGCCGGGTGCCGGTGTCGAGCACCTCGGTGGAGCGCCGGTGGGCGTGGCCGGAGAGCACGAGCGGCACGCGCCCGGAGAAGGCGCGGCCCATGGTCGGGTCGTGGACCGCCACGATGTCGACGGTGATCTTCCCCTGCTCCTCGGACTCCTGCGGCGGCGCGGGCGACGGCGAGGCCGAGGCCGCCGGCGATGGCGAGCCCGATGCCGACGGCGACGGGGACGGCGCCGGTGGCGCGGGCGGGGCGAGCCGGAGCGCGTGCCGGCGGCCGAGGTCGACGAGCGCCTGATCGGTGACGCCCTGGAGCGACTTGTCCGGGGTGAACCGCGGGTCGCCCACCCCGTAGATCCGCAGCCCCTTGACCGTGGCGGCCTGCCCGTCGAGCACGATCGCGTTCTTCTGCTTCTCGATCGCCCGCTGGGTGGTCTTGGAGTCGTGGTTGCCCCGGACGTACACGTACGGCACGCCGAGCCGGCCGATCTCCTTGATGTACTCGTTCTCCGCCTTGGTGCCGTGGTCGCTGATGTCTCCGGTGTCGATGATGAAGTCGACCTTGAACTGGTCCTTCAGCGACTTGATGACGTTCCAGCCGAGCGGGTTGATGTGCAGGTCGGAGACGTGGAGCACCCGGATCGTGTCCGGGTCCGGGTCGAAGATCGGCAGGTTCGCCCCGGCCTCGTAGAGCTGGGAGACGTTGGTCACCAGCTTGGCGAGCTGGTCCCGGTACATCGAGAACCGATTCATGATCGTCTCGACGCTGCCGATCAGGGACGGCACGCCGGTGAGCAGCCCGGTGTACCGGGGCTCGGCGATCGACCGCGGGTTGAAGGTGAGCGCCGAGGTCACGCCGAGCACGGCGACCATGGCGAGCGAGCCGGCGCTCGTCCAGGCGGCCCGGGAGAGCCTGCGGAAGAGCAGCAGCCCGGTGAGGAACCCCGCGGCGACCGCGCCGATCGCGCCGCGGATCGCCAGCCGGCGCACCCCGTCGGTGATCTCCTTCTCGATGGTCGCCGGGAGCCGGTCGCTCCACTCGCGGTCCTCGAGCATCTTCTCGGCCACGTCGGGGTGGACCGCCTCGATCGAGAAGTTGAGCCGTACCGGGCTGCGGTGGCTGTCGAACGCGAGCGTGCCCAGCGGCCGGACGTCGAGCACGGTCTCCCCGCGCCAGGCGGGGTCGAGGGACATCGCGATGTCCGCGGGACCGACCGAGGTCTGCACGGTCGCGCCGACGGAGAGGCCGAGCCAGCCGCCGAGCACCGCGGCGACGACGATGGCGATGATCCGGGCGGGGCGGCCACCCACGAACCTCCGGGCGAAGTGCTTGAACCGCAAGATCCGCATCTTCCTTCTTATTACTGATTCCCCCGAGATGATCTGCCCGGACGCGGCACGTGCTGTGAGATGGGAGACAACGGGCTGAACGATGGCCGGCCGCTGCGCCATCGCATCGGTCCGGCAGGCCGGAATCCGGCCCCGCCGGCCAGTATGCGGCCGTGGGCGGACCGCTCGACGTGGCCGCCCGGCCACGGTTTCCTGTCCGGCGCGCGGGCCGGACGCGGCGGGGCGGGCCGGTCCGCTGCGCGCGGGTGTGCCGGCCGCCCGCCGAGACGGTGCCGACCTATGACGCTACCCCATGGCCGGATCAGGGTGACACCATAGAAAAGTGATCGACATCCCGCGGGCGAGGTTCGAGCAGCTCGTCTCCGAGGCGCTGGACACGATCCCACCCGATCTCGCCGAGCTCATGGACAACGTGGTGGTGGTCGTGGTCGACGATCCCCCCGAACCGGGGCTGCTCGGCCTCTACACGGGCGTCCCCCTCACCGAGCGCGGCGCCTGGTACTCGGGCGTGCTCCCCGACCGGATCGAGATCTACCGCAAGCCCACGCTGGAGATCTGCGAGACCGAGGAGGACGTGATCGAAGAGGTGCGGATCACGGTCGTCCACGAGATCGCGCACCACTTCGGCATCGACGACGAGCGCCTGCACGAGCTGGGCTACTGACCATACCGGTTGCCAACCGGGCCGGGTCAGTGCACTGTAAGTAGCATGGTCAACACGCTCTGTCGGCACTCCATGGCTCGGACCACGGCCTCCTCCCCGGAGCACGGCGGCACAGCGGAGTGACATGGCCGTCACGAGGTCCGGCAGGCCGGCAGGACGGCACCGCCGTACCCCCTCGCGCATGACCTACCGCGAGGTCATCGCGGTCGAGGAGTTCCGGTGGCTGTGGCTCGGGCAGGGCCTCTCGCTGCTCGGGGACCAGTTCGCGCAGGTCGCGCTGGCCGTTCTCGTCTACAGCCGCACCGAGTCCGCGCTCGCCACCGCCGCCGTCTACGCGCTCACCTACCTGCCGCCCATCATCGGGGGCCCGCTGCTCGCCGGGCTCGCGGACCGCTACCCCCGGCGGCGGGTCATGCTCTGGTGCGACGTGCTCCGGGCGATGCTCGTCGCGGTGATGGCCGTGCCCGGCATGCCGCTCCCCGCGCTGTGCGCGCTGGTCTTCGGCGTGGTGCTCCTCGGCGCGCCGTTCTCGGCGGCCCGGGCGGCGCTGCTGCCCGAGATCCTCTCCGGTGACCGGTACGTGGTCGGCTCCGCCCTGCAGAACGTGACCAACCAGGCCGTCCAGATGCTCGGGTTCGCCATCGGCGGCGCGGTGATCGCGACGCTGGGGCCGTACCGGGCGCTCGCCCTCGACGCGGCCACCTTCCTCGCCTCGGCGCTGGCGATCGTGGGCAAGGTACGGCACCGCCCCGCGCCGGCCCGCGCGGACGGGCGGCGCCCCGCCATGGGGTCGTCGGTCAGGACCGGGCTGCGGCTGGTCTTCGGTGACCGGCGGCTGCGGACCCTGGTGCTCTTCGCCTGGCTCTGCGGGTTCTACGTGGTGCCGGAGGGGATCGCGGCGCCGTACGCCGCGGCGCTGGACCACGAGACGCTCCCGGTCTCGCTGGTCACCGGGCTGCTGATGGCCGCGATGCCGGCCGGGACGCTGATCGGCGCCCTGCTGTACGGGCGGTTCGCCAGCCCGGCCGGCCGGCTCAAGAGCATGGGCTGGCTGGCGATGCTGAGCTGCGCGCCGCTGATCGTGTGCGCGGCCCGGCCGCCGCTCGAGGTCGTGCTCGCCCTGTGGGCGCTATCGGGGGTCGGGGGTGTCTACCAGATCGCGGCGAACGCCGCGTTCGTGCAGTGCGTCCCGCCCGCCGAGCGCGGGCAGGCGTTCGGGATCGCGCAGTCGGGGCTGCTCGCCGCGCAAGGGCTCGGCATCCTGGCCGCCGGGGCGCTCGCCCAGCGGTTCGGCCCAGAGCCGGTCGTCGCGATAGCGGGAGCCGCCGGGCTGAGCTGCGCCGCCGCGCTGACCATGCTCTGGACCGAGTCCCGTGCCGAGATCATCGCGAAGGTTCACGCGGCCACCGGTCACCCGCGAGGACCCTCGGAGCCGTCCGCGCCGGTCCGGGTGTAGGTGGCCTGCTGGCCGTCCGGCCGGCCCGGCTGGGAGAAGTTGCGCTGGAAGCCCTCGAACTTGAGCCTCATGTCGTGCCAGAGGTGGGAGTCCTTCTGCTTCTCGAGGATGTTCTGGGCGATCGAGGTGGGGGCGCCCTCCTCGGGGATGAGGATCCAGGCCACGGCGTACGCGCCGATGCCCAGCCCGCCGAAGAAGGTGGCGATGGCGAAGGCGAGGCGGAGGATGTTCGGGTCGATGCCCACGTACTCCCCGATGCCGGAGCACACCCCGGCGAGCATCCTGCCGTTCCTGGTCCGCTGAAGCCGCTTTCCGCCGTAGACGTTCATCTCGCTCATGTCTTCAGCGTGCCGCCCGGCCGGCCGCCCGGGGATCGGGATTCCCCCTGGTCTTCCCCTGAGAAGGCCCGGATACGCTGGTTCCATGGAAGACCTGCTCGAGCTCGATGATCAGCTGACCCCCGAGCACCGGATGATCCGGGACACGGTCCGGCGCTTCGTCTCCGAACGAGTGCTCCCCCACGTGGGCGAGTGGTTCGAGCGGGGCGTCTTCCCGGGCCGCGAGCTCGCCCCTGAACTGGGCTCGCTCGGCCTGCTCGGCATGCACCTCGAGGGGTACGGCTGCGCCGGGCTCGACGCCATCTCCTACGGGGTGGCCTGCCGGGAGCTCGAGGCCGGGGACTCCGGGTTGCGCTCGTTCGTCTCGGTTCAGGGTTCCCTGGCCATGTTCCCGATCTGGAAGTACGGGTCGGAGGAGCAGAAGCAGGAGTGGCTGCCCCGGCTCGCCTCAGGGGAGGCCATCGGGTGCTTCGGCCTGACCGAGCCGGACCACGGCTCGGACCCGGGCAGCATGCGGACCTACGCAAAGCAGGACCCGTCCGGTGACTGGATCCTCAACGGATCCAAGATGTGGATCACCAACGGGTCGATCGCGGACGTGGCCGTGGTGTGGGCGCAGACCGACTCGGGCATCCGGGGATTCATCGTCCCCGCCTCCACCCCCGGCTTCTCGGCGCAGGAGATCCACCGCAAGCTGTCGCTGCGCGCCTCGGTGACCTCGTCCCTGCACTTCGACGACGTGCGGCTGCCCGCCTCCGCCGTGCTGCCCGGGGTGACCGGGCTGAAGGGCCCGCTCTCCTGCCTCACCGAGGCGCGGTACGGGATCCTGTGGGGCGTGGTCGGCGCCGCCCGCGCCTGCCTGGAGGCGGCCGTCGACTACGCCAGGACGCGGATCCAGTTCGGCAAGCCGATCGGCGCGTTCCAGCTCACCCAGCGGAAGCTCGCCTGGATGGCGGTGGCGCTCGGGCAGGCCGGGCTCACCGCGCTCCACCTCGGCCGGCTGAAGGAGGCCGGCAGACTGAAGCCCCGGCAGGTCAGCTTCGGCAAGCTGGCGAACGTGCGGGCCGCGCTGGACATCGCGCGCGAGGCCCGCTCGATCCTCGGGGCGAACGGGATCACGCTCGAGTACCCGGTGATCCGGCACATGACCAACCTGGAGTCGGTGCTCACCTACGAGGGCACCGAGGAGGTCCACACCCTCGTGCTCGGGGAGGCCCTCACCGGGGTGGCGGCCTACCGCTGAGGCCGCCGGCCGTACCCGAAGATCCGTCCGGAGCACCGCGGAGATCATCGGAAGAGCATGGCACCTCGCCGAGTACATGGGATTCTCTGTACCCTTGGCTTGGGGTGCTAGCTCAACGGCAGAGCTGCGGACTTTTAATCCGTAGGTTCAGGGTTCGAATCCCTGGCGCCCCACGCCGACGCACTGGGCAGACCTCCGGCTCCGATCACGCGGTGAGGTCTGCCCGGTCGCCGTTTTGGGGCGGGTTCCGCGGCTCCGGTCCGGCGGGCCCGGTACGCGGTGCGTCCGCGCCCCGGTCCGCCTGGCCCCGCCGCCGCTCGCGCGCCACCGTGAGCAGGAGCGGGGAACGGACGCCGAGCCGGGCGGCGGTGTCGGCGATCACCTCGGCGAGCCACCCGGCCGCGTCGCACGACCACTCGGCGAGCTCGCCGTGGAGCACCACGCCGTTGCCGGGCGGGCCGTTCCAGAAGGCGT of Thermobispora bispora DSM 43833 contains these proteins:
- a CDS encoding metallopeptidase family protein, which gives rise to MIDIPRARFEQLVSEALDTIPPDLAELMDNVVVVVVDDPPEPGLLGLYTGVPLTERGAWYSGVLPDRIEIYRKPTLEICETEEDVIEEVRITVVHEIAHHFGIDDERLHELGY
- a CDS encoding acyl-CoA dehydrogenase family protein — translated: MEDLLELDDQLTPEHRMIRDTVRRFVSERVLPHVGEWFERGVFPGRELAPELGSLGLLGMHLEGYGCAGLDAISYGVACRELEAGDSGLRSFVSVQGSLAMFPIWKYGSEEQKQEWLPRLASGEAIGCFGLTEPDHGSDPGSMRTYAKQDPSGDWILNGSKMWITNGSIADVAVVWAQTDSGIRGFIVPASTPGFSAQEIHRKLSLRASVTSSLHFDDVRLPASAVLPGVTGLKGPLSCLTEARYGILWGVVGAARACLEAAVDYARTRIQFGKPIGAFQLTQRKLAWMAVALGQAGLTALHLGRLKEAGRLKPRQVSFGKLANVRAALDIAREARSILGANGITLEYPVIRHMTNLESVLTYEGTEEVHTLVLGEALTGVAAYR
- a CDS encoding metallophosphoesterase family protein is translated as MRILRFKHFARRFVGGRPARIIAIVVAAVLGGWLGLSVGATVQTSVGPADIAMSLDPAWRGETVLDVRPLGTLAFDSHRSPVRLNFSIEAVHPDVAEKMLEDREWSDRLPATIEKEITDGVRRLAIRGAIGAVAAGFLTGLLLFRRLSRAAWTSAGSLAMVAVLGVTSALTFNPRSIAEPRYTGLLTGVPSLIGSVETIMNRFSMYRDQLAKLVTNVSQLYEAGANLPIFDPDPDTIRVLHVSDLHINPLGWNVIKSLKDQFKVDFIIDTGDISDHGTKAENEYIKEIGRLGVPYVYVRGNHDSKTTQRAIEKQKNAIVLDGQAATVKGLRIYGVGDPRFTPDKSLQGVTDQALVDLGRRHALRLAPPAPPAPSPSPSASGSPSPAASASPSPAPPQESEEQGKITVDIVAVHDPTMGRAFSGRVPLVLSGHAHRRSTEVLDTGTRLMVQGSTGGAGLRGLEHEEPTPLTASVLYFSKATRRLVAWDDITVGGLGEHWIQCERHIEGQPDPRMLPESDKTPTPTGTNTAPPE
- a CDS encoding PspC domain-containing protein, coding for MSEMNVYGGKRLQRTRNGRMLAGVCSGIGEYVGIDPNILRLAFAIATFFGGLGIGAYAVAWILIPEEGAPTSIAQNILEKQKDSHLWHDMRLKFEGFQRNFSQPGRPDGQQATYTRTGADGSEGPRG
- a CDS encoding MFS transporter, whose translation is MTYREVIAVEEFRWLWLGQGLSLLGDQFAQVALAVLVYSRTESALATAAVYALTYLPPIIGGPLLAGLADRYPRRRVMLWCDVLRAMLVAVMAVPGMPLPALCALVFGVVLLGAPFSAARAALLPEILSGDRYVVGSALQNVTNQAVQMLGFAIGGAVIATLGPYRALALDAATFLASALAIVGKVRHRPAPARADGRRPAMGSSVRTGLRLVFGDRRLRTLVLFAWLCGFYVVPEGIAAPYAAALDHETLPVSLVTGLLMAAMPAGTLIGALLYGRFASPAGRLKSMGWLAMLSCAPLIVCAARPPLEVVLALWALSGVGGVYQIAANAAFVQCVPPAERGQAFGIAQSGLLAAQGLGILAAGALAQRFGPEPVVAIAGAAGLSCAAALTMLWTESRAEIIAKVHAATGHPRGPSEPSAPVRV